CTGATAAAATACCCAAGCATGAAAAATATGACAGCGCCGATGCCCGCCAGCCCTATGGTGGTCAACAATGTGTCCTGGTGCATAAAACTTCCTCCTCTATAGAATGAACCGTAGAAGATAAAGCCATAATGACGGCTTTTAATACGCCGCTTATCAAAACGCTTATCTTACAACGGGTTACGCTGTGATTGTTTCGCTTCGCGGAATCGTCTAAACTCAACCACTAACGATTTTCGAGACGGGAATGTCGTGTGGGTCTTTGGGAAGATCTTCCAGGACCTGGAAGTCAAATGCCAGGCCGATAGCCTTGGTTGCAGCTGGTAAGCCTGATAAGAATCTGTCGTAGTAGCCGTGACCTCGCCCTAACCTTATGTTATTTTTATCAAACGCGATGCCCGGAACTACAACCAAATCTATATCATCTAAAGGGACTTCTTCTACCCTGTCGTACCTGGGTTGATATATCCCAAAATGCTGACTTTCTAAATCTTCCAGCCTATTTTTAATTTCGCCCGCTATCAATCTCTTCTCTTCCTTCAAAATTACAGGAACACAAACCCTTTTTCCCGCTTTAAGCGCCTCGTCTATCATGAAGCAGGTATCTACTTCATCCTTCAACGAGACATAAAACATCACAACCTTTGCCTTTTTAAACTCCTCTTCGTCAAATAGCTTATCCTTTATTATACCACTTTTTCTGGATTTTTCAAGCGGCGAATGCGCCCTAAGCTTCTCTTTTATGTGCTTCCTGATCTTATGCTTCACCGCAGCTCTTCTTTCCCTTAATTATCCCTTGATATTACTCTTTTTACTCATATAATCGTTAATAGCGCTTCTTAAGGCCTCTTCGGCCAATACCGAACAATGCATCTTTATCTTAGGCAAGCCTCCCAATGCTTCCGCGACGGCCCTATTAGAGACCTTGAGAGCCTCTTCTATCGTCTTACCCTTCACCAGATCCGTGACCATGCTTGACGTAGCTATGGCAGCGCCGCATCCGAATGTCTTAAATTTAGCATCAGTGATTACTCCCTTATCGTCCACTTTGATATAAAGCCGCATAATGTCTCCGCAAACAGGATTGCCCACA
This sequence is a window from Candidatus Omnitrophota bacterium. Protein-coding genes within it:
- a CDS encoding 5-formyltetrahydrofolate cyclo-ligase, translating into MKHKIRKHIKEKLRAHSPLEKSRKSGIIKDKLFDEEEFKKAKVVMFYVSLKDEVDTCFMIDEALKAGKRVCVPVILKEEKRLIAGEIKNRLEDLESQHFGIYQPRYDRVEEVPLDDIDLVVVPGIAFDKNNIRLGRGHGYYDRFLSGLPAATKAIGLAFDFQVLEDLPKDPHDIPVSKIVSG
- the nifU gene encoding Fe-S cluster assembly scaffold protein NifU, with translation MEGQYSEKVMEHFKNPHNVGEIPDASGVGNVGNPVCGDIMRLYIKVDDKGVITDAKFKTFGCGAAIATSSMVTDLVKGKTIEEALKVSNRAVAEALGGLPKIKMHCSVLAEEALRSAINDYMSKKSNIKG